In Bacillota bacterium, the following are encoded in one genomic region:
- a CDS encoding Gfo/Idh/MocA family oxidoreductase, whose amino-acid sequence MKCGIIGLGDIAQKAYLPVITRMPGLELVLCTRKQETRERIGREYRIANQVADIDALLDTGIEAAFVHTATEAHYPIVRTLLEHGVHVYVDKPLAYTYQECEELVELAEARGKILMVGFNRRFAPMVADMKKIHNRTSVIIQKNRPNHPASVRHVVYDDFVHVLDTVRFLCPGPVKTWSFDGRVEEGNLKHVLAKLSGDGFICVASMGRDFGVNEEIIEVTSPGNKWRIEGLTKTIHNTANQEQVHNFGDWTPVLFRRGFNSILEHFLASVAAGNTPNPSARDSLITHKICEQIVNSLE is encoded by the coding sequence ATGAAGTGTGGAATTATTGGCCTCGGGGATATCGCGCAAAAGGCGTATCTGCCGGTGATTACCCGCATGCCCGGGCTTGAACTGGTGTTATGCACCCGCAAGCAAGAGACACGGGAGCGGATTGGCCGTGAATATCGCATCGCCAATCAGGTTGCGGATATTGATGCCTTGCTCGACACCGGTATCGAAGCGGCCTTTGTGCACACGGCCACCGAAGCCCATTACCCTATTGTTCGCACGCTGCTGGAACACGGTGTTCATGTCTATGTCGACAAACCTCTGGCCTATACATACCAGGAATGTGAGGAACTGGTCGAGCTCGCAGAAGCGCGGGGAAAAATCTTGATGGTGGGATTTAACCGCCGCTTTGCGCCAATGGTTGCCGATATGAAGAAGATTCACAACCGGACTTCGGTGATAATCCAAAAGAACCGGCCCAATCATCCAGCCTCGGTGCGCCATGTCGTATATGACGATTTTGTCCACGTTCTCGACACCGTCCGCTTTCTCTGTCCCGGTCCGGTGAAGACCTGGTCGTTTGATGGCCGGGTGGAGGAGGGTAATCTCAAACACGTGTTGGCGAAGCTCTCCGGCGACGGCTTTATCTGTGTAGCCAGTATGGGCCGGGATTTCGGCGTCAACGAAGAAATCATTGAGGTCACCTCTCCCGGTAATAAGTGGCGGATCGAAGGACTGACTAAAACTATCCATAATACTGCCAATCAGGAGCAGGTTCATAACTTCGGGGACTGGACACCGGTCCTCTTCCGCCGGGGTTTCAACTCTATCTTGGAACATTTCCTCGCCTCGGTCGCAGCCGGAAACACTCCCAATCCCTCGGCCCGCGACTCCCTAATCACCCACAAAATCTGCGAACAGATAGTCAATAGTTTGGAGTAA
- a CDS encoding HAD-IIA family hydrolase, translating to MTKLQAIECFLLDMDGTIYLGDELIPGAREFITTLRERGTNYIFLTNNSSRDRSAYLSKLNKLGVPAEPRQVVTSGEATALYLDEQCPGAKVYLLGTPQLANEFSKRGFKLVTKDQSPDYVVLGFDTTLTYQKLWDACDLVRAGTPYIATHPDFNCPLPGGKYMPDTGAMIAFIEAATGKKPKVIGKPNREIVDIVLTRVTCPREQVAVVGDRLYTDIAMGQAAEITSILVLSGEATATDLSRSPHQPDFVFPSIAELAAELS from the coding sequence ATGACTAAGCTACAGGCTATCGAGTGTTTTTTATTGGATATGGACGGGACAATTTATCTCGGGGATGAATTAATTCCCGGCGCCAGAGAATTTATTACAACGCTGCGGGAGCGGGGAACAAATTATATTTTCTTGACCAATAATTCCTCCCGGGACCGGTCTGCGTATCTTTCTAAGCTGAACAAGCTGGGGGTTCCCGCTGAACCCCGCCAAGTGGTTACCTCTGGGGAGGCAACTGCCCTGTATTTGGACGAGCAGTGTCCAGGGGCAAAAGTGTATTTACTGGGCACCCCGCAACTGGCCAACGAGTTTAGCAAACGCGGGTTCAAACTGGTGACCAAAGATCAGTCCCCGGACTATGTAGTGCTTGGTTTCGACACCACTCTGACATACCAAAAACTGTGGGACGCCTGTGATTTGGTGCGGGCCGGCACCCCGTATATAGCAACCCATCCGGACTTTAATTGCCCCTTGCCCGGTGGCAAGTACATGCCCGATACCGGCGCTATGATAGCTTTTATCGAGGCGGCGACCGGCAAAAAACCCAAGGTGATTGGTAAGCCAAACCGGGAAATTGTCGATATTGTGCTTACGCGTGTCACTTGCCCCCGGGAGCAGGTGGCGGTTGTCGGCGACCGGCTATATACAGATATTGCCATGGGCCAGGCGGCAGAAATTACCTCGATACTGGTGCTGAGCGGCGAGGCTACGGCTACTGATTTATCTCGGTCTCCTCACCAACCGGACTTTGTCTTTCCGTCCATCGCCGAATTGGCGGCTGAATTGTCATAG
- a CDS encoding DUF885 domain-containing protein codes for MRKLSLVLCVFLIVFSFACSGSDVGSFGRFDYIFVEDRVPDLEYGFSAVDIDDFFDEYFRQLVRTNPQFLSVLGDAADLPRRDGELNDYSYGYMQWQLAFDQAAAQVLAGFADQALSEQQRLNKAIMEASLATDAEFMYHGYLVNQHSGLHTSFPTFMENVHQIESVTDAENYISRIEAFPQVMEQYITGIKIQTDMGIIPPDYIIESVLAAIADFIAHEPEDNPLFIDFAEKMQRLEDAPVSVRDGLYRRLETEIEQSVYPAFQRLGAYIQTFRGQGVSHGVWELPDGDRYYQELVRYYTTTDLTPEEIFELGQAEVERIQREIRAVLMRLGYPAADIPAALQEVAWAGVVEDQEEILAIYREILAETEALLPELFDTLPETAVEIRPMPDYRSVSYPSHYVIPARDGSRPGVFNVNLHGPHFRYQMKNLAYHETVPGHHLQIALQREQAEIPLFRDLFSFTAFEEGWAMYAEGLLLDAGLDEDLEAKLAWLEGQLTAAALLVVDTGIHYKQWTRRQAFEYLYELTGRQYDVDRYIARPGQVLAYYIGMLKFRELRELAETELGSAFDIREFHNTVLLNGSMPLSVLEEQVERYIEERRIEQDAALLPAS; via the coding sequence ATGCGTAAGCTTTCACTTGTACTCTGTGTGTTTCTGATTGTTTTCAGCTTCGCCTGCTCCGGCAGCGATGTCGGCTCCTTTGGCCGCTTTGATTATATCTTTGTCGAGGACCGGGTTCCCGACCTGGAGTATGGATTTTCCGCTGTCGATATCGATGATTTCTTCGATGAGTATTTTCGCCAACTTGTGCGCACCAACCCGCAGTTTCTGTCTGTGTTGGGCGACGCAGCAGATTTGCCGCGGCGCGACGGTGAGCTGAACGATTATTCCTACGGCTATATGCAATGGCAGCTGGCCTTTGACCAGGCGGCCGCCCAAGTCTTGGCTGGATTTGCTGACCAAGCGCTCAGCGAGCAACAGCGCCTGAACAAGGCAATTATGGAAGCCTCATTGGCCACCGATGCTGAATTCATGTATCACGGCTATCTGGTCAATCAGCACAGCGGATTGCATACAAGTTTCCCGACATTTATGGAAAACGTTCACCAAATTGAGTCTGTTACCGATGCCGAGAATTATATCAGCCGTATCGAAGCTTTTCCGCAAGTCATGGAGCAATACATCACCGGCATAAAAATCCAGACCGACATGGGCATTATTCCACCGGACTATATAATCGAATCTGTTTTGGCGGCAATTGCAGATTTCATTGCCCATGAACCGGAGGATAATCCCTTGTTCATCGACTTTGCAGAAAAGATGCAACGGCTGGAGGATGCTCCAGTCTCTGTGCGGGATGGTCTTTACCGTCGCCTGGAGACAGAGATTGAGCAAAGCGTCTATCCCGCCTTTCAGCGGCTAGGCGCCTATATCCAAACCTTTCGGGGTCAGGGGGTTAGCCACGGTGTCTGGGAACTGCCAGATGGCGATCGTTACTACCAAGAGTTGGTGCGCTATTATACCACCACCGACCTAACTCCAGAGGAGATATTTGAGTTGGGGCAGGCGGAGGTGGAGCGCATACAGCGGGAGATACGGGCAGTGTTGATGCGCCTGGGCTATCCGGCGGCAGATATTCCTGCCGCTTTACAGGAGGTGGCTTGGGCAGGGGTCGTGGAAGATCAAGAGGAGATTTTGGCAATCTATCGGGAGATTCTTGCCGAAACCGAGGCGCTGCTTCCCGAACTGTTTGATACACTACCCGAGACCGCGGTGGAAATCCGTCCCATGCCTGATTACCGGTCGGTTTCCTACCCCAGCCACTATGTGATTCCCGCCCGGGACGGCAGCCGTCCGGGGGTGTTTAATGTCAATTTGCATGGCCCCCATTTCCGTTATCAAATGAAGAACCTCGCCTATCACGAGACTGTTCCTGGGCATCATTTGCAAATCGCCTTGCAGCGCGAACAGGCCGAGATTCCCTTGTTCCGCGATCTGTTCTCCTTCACTGCCTTCGAAGAGGGATGGGCGATGTATGCCGAGGGTCTACTCTTGGACGCAGGACTGGACGAGGATCTTGAGGCGAAGCTTGCCTGGTTGGAAGGACAGCTTACTGCTGCAGCACTGTTGGTGGTCGACACCGGCATTCACTACAAACAGTGGACCCGTCGCCAGGCCTTTGAATACCTATATGAGCTTACCGGCAGGCAATACGATGTGGACCGTTATATTGCCCGCCCCGGTCAGGTGCTCGCCTATTACATTGGAATGCTTAAGTTCCGCGAGCTCAGAGAATTAGCGGAGACCGAGCTTGGCTCCGCATTTGACATCCGAGAGTTTCACAACACTGTGCTGTTAAACGGCTCAATGCCTTTGTCAGTTCTGGAGGAGCAGGTTGAGAGGTACATCGAAGAAAGACGCATTGAACAAGATGCTGCCCTGCTTCCCGCCAGCTGA
- a CDS encoding GHKL domain-containing protein yields MSKNYYLSAIIMFAVQLILLAMLINNMLMGRFDFFQPFKGEMIELFVGIAVFGLNIGAIFIIRNLYTSSIRSQRFKIDMLKFKHIEEQNRIYRQHRHDLNNHLSIISGLAELGELERLRNYLSSYVAAFNRSIVTVDTGLQELDVLIYTKISEATTKGVDVSFSCHSTVTCCQKYIISLITILSNALDNAIEACEKTSEKELDIKIKVDPVDYTFIISNTYDRSIDLEKKLAIEGYSSKGNRRGEGLSIIKKTVNYFEGEYQIKTDNGWFFLVIELPKHRLEECI; encoded by the coding sequence ATGTCTAAGAATTATTATCTTTCCGCGATAATAATGTTTGCCGTGCAGCTTATTCTTCTTGCCATGTTGATTAACAACATGTTGATGGGACGCTTTGATTTTTTTCAGCCTTTTAAGGGCGAAATGATTGAGCTTTTTGTTGGCATTGCGGTGTTTGGTCTCAATATTGGTGCGATATTCATTATTAGAAACCTATATACCAGTAGTATTAGGTCTCAACGCTTTAAGATTGACATGCTGAAATTCAAACACATTGAGGAGCAAAATCGTATTTACCGTCAACACCGGCATGATCTAAACAATCATTTAAGTATTATATCTGGATTGGCTGAGTTGGGTGAACTTGAACGTTTGAGAAACTATCTGTCCTCTTATGTTGCTGCTTTTAATAGGAGTATTGTAACTGTCGACACTGGTTTGCAAGAACTAGATGTTCTTATATACACAAAAATTTCTGAAGCAACCACAAAAGGGGTAGACGTCAGCTTTTCTTGTCATTCAACCGTTACTTGTTGCCAGAAATACATTATTAGTTTGATAACAATTCTTTCTAACGCACTGGATAATGCTATTGAAGCATGTGAAAAGACATCTGAGAAAGAATTGGACATTAAAATTAAGGTCGACCCGGTGGATTATACATTTATTATTTCCAACACTTATGATAGGTCGATTGACCTAGAGAAAAAATTAGCTATAGAAGGTTACTCTTCAAAAGGTAATAGACGAGGGGAAGGTTTGTCAATTATCAAAAAAACTGTAAATTATTTTGAAGGCGAGTACCAAATTAAAACAGATAACGGTTGGTTCTTTTTGGTTATTGAACTGCCTAAACATCGTCTGGAGGAGTGTATATGA
- a CDS encoding Hsp20/alpha crystallin family protein, with protein MFEPVVYNRNRLFPRSWFRDFLNDDFFSNRLASIKADIFEEDGNLVIEAELPGFEKDEIKVQVNDNQLTISAERNQATEENAENYIRRERSVNQVCRTFIVEDLDAEKIAAKFENGLLRLTVPKPEQAQPESKEIEIN; from the coding sequence ATGTTTGAACCAGTAGTTTATAATCGCAACCGCCTGTTTCCCCGTTCCTGGTTCCGCGATTTCCTAAACGATGATTTTTTCAGCAACCGTCTGGCATCAATTAAGGCTGACATCTTCGAGGAAGATGGGAATCTAGTCATCGAAGCAGAATTACCAGGCTTCGAAAAGGATGAAATCAAAGTTCAGGTCAATGACAATCAATTGACGATTTCGGCGGAACGCAACCAAGCCACTGAAGAAAATGCGGAGAATTATATCCGCCGGGAACGGAGCGTAAACCAGGTATGCAGAACATTCATCGTCGAGGATCTGGATGCGGAAAAAATTGCAGCCAAGTTTGAAAATGGTCTGCTGAGGCTCACGGTGCCAAAACCGGAACAAGCGCAACCAGAGTCCAAAGAAATTGAAATCAACTAA
- a CDS encoding response regulator transcription factor, with amino-acid sequence MLRGVIVEDNEYFRTKLLQIIHSFGGIDIEYCIDSGEELLEILKQEDINLVFLDIGLTGMSGIETAKLVRADYPNIEIIFVTSHEEYVRDAIQLYAADYITKPLNIARLKKTLERLKNRYLSNEKVIQFRSGYKTKLVKESEIYMAEAFDDKSKIYTDKRIFEANYTLKELEALLDRDIFVRTSRSYLVNVQKVSFIKTCSRKSFVVHFHGSDYIAYLTKTYYQEFRRRVKETNQTEFEGEGQ; translated from the coding sequence ATGCTTAGGGGAGTAATAGTCGAGGATAACGAATACTTTCGCACTAAATTGCTACAGATAATCCATTCCTTTGGTGGCATCGATATTGAGTATTGCATTGACAGCGGTGAAGAACTGCTAGAGATACTCAAGCAAGAAGACATTAATCTTGTATTCCTCGATATAGGTTTGACCGGAATGTCGGGAATAGAGACTGCAAAACTTGTGCGTGCCGACTATCCGAACATAGAAATTATCTTTGTTACATCCCATGAAGAATATGTCAGAGACGCGATTCAGCTCTACGCCGCAGATTATATAACCAAACCGCTAAATATTGCTCGGTTGAAGAAAACACTTGAGCGCCTCAAGAATAGATATCTTTCTAACGAAAAGGTTATACAATTTCGTTCTGGCTACAAAACCAAGCTAGTCAAAGAAAGTGAGATTTACATGGCGGAAGCCTTTGATGATAAATCCAAGATATACACCGATAAGCGTATATTTGAAGCCAATTATACCTTGAAGGAATTAGAGGCCTTGTTGGACAGAGACATTTTTGTCAGGACAAGTCGTTCTTATCTGGTCAATGTGCAGAAGGTGAGCTTTATAAAAACTTGTTCACGTAAGTCCTTTGTGGTTCACTTCCACGGGAGCGACTATATCGCTTATTTAACCAAGACTTATTACCAAGAATTCCGGCGTAGAGTGAAGGAAACCAATCAAACTGAATTTGAAGGAGAGGGACAATGA
- a CDS encoding DUF4910 domain-containing protein, with the protein MVSENFSAEIAGRQIWRYAEKIAQHNRIQGSPGYRQAAEEIVSVLQAEGVEAQIHTYPARRGERILAQQSFQEWRCHSGELWLLSEDERQRRLARYQESEVSLVQRSGPTPPVRAEMVVVNDAEDPASYKDLDLNGKIALVRGAPMNIYPLAVEQAGAIGLIFDNLNDYPPLRTRADMPDAIQYTSFWWVGPQRPVFGFAVSPRVGEELRARATRETVMLEASVEAELVDGEFENVEYFIPGRLDKEVLLVAHLCHPYPGALDNASGPAVLMEVMRTLRRMLDRGDLPQPELGIRFLLVPEMTGTYAWFTNPANRERTLAALNLDMVGADQKQGGGPLCVEQPPLSTPTFADRFAYMALDDIARNITNFSGTDRYSTCYYRQTRFSGGSDHYIISDPSLGIPCPMLIQWPDKNYHTSLDHPVNLDPKMLALVARVTALYAWGLAAGSEKQWLEFLLRDLPTRVSHVAKIIEWALTKPALAGRWQQVLDFYTDVEVKALDSLAAYAELREFTNLPAKIHWAKVQLKNQKQALAVWCQERAAVSPVVDESREALPADWADRVYARVYTGPLNFNLELLNLPAAELVAWNQFAKKAQVPSGYDTFIEYRLDGERPLQQVLELVELETGAWHPEFVQKWLGVVEKLGLVKRIR; encoded by the coding sequence ATGGTCAGCGAAAATTTTAGCGCCGAGATAGCCGGCAGGCAGATTTGGCGTTATGCAGAAAAAATTGCCCAGCATAACCGAATTCAAGGTTCTCCGGGCTATCGGCAGGCTGCAGAGGAAATTGTCTCTGTTCTCCAGGCCGAGGGAGTAGAGGCCCAGATCCATACTTATCCGGCCCGACGGGGCGAGCGCATCCTCGCGCAACAGTCCTTCCAGGAGTGGCGCTGCCACTCCGGTGAACTCTGGCTGCTCTCGGAGGATGAACGCCAGCGGCGCCTGGCTCGCTACCAGGAGAGCGAAGTTTCGTTGGTGCAGCGTTCCGGGCCAACACCGCCGGTGCGGGCAGAAATGGTTGTTGTGAACGATGCCGAAGACCCGGCGAGTTACAAGGACCTCGACCTGAATGGGAAAATTGCACTGGTGCGGGGCGCGCCGATGAACATATATCCGTTGGCGGTGGAACAGGCAGGGGCGATTGGCCTCATCTTTGACAACCTCAATGACTACCCGCCTTTGCGCACTCGGGCAGACATGCCAGATGCTATTCAATATACTTCTTTCTGGTGGGTTGGGCCCCAGCGGCCGGTCTTTGGTTTTGCTGTTTCACCCCGGGTTGGTGAAGAATTGCGGGCCCGGGCAACCAGGGAAACGGTGATGCTGGAAGCCAGCGTCGAGGCCGAGTTGGTGGACGGTGAGTTTGAGAATGTTGAATATTTTATCCCCGGACGCCTGGACAAAGAAGTGTTGTTGGTGGCCCATCTCTGCCATCCCTACCCTGGCGCCTTAGACAATGCCTCGGGGCCGGCGGTGCTTATGGAAGTTATGCGGACTCTGCGTCGTATGCTGGACAGGGGTGATTTGCCCCAGCCGGAGCTGGGAATCCGGTTTTTGCTGGTGCCGGAAATGACCGGCACCTATGCCTGGTTTACAAATCCTGCCAATCGTGAACGGACGCTGGCGGCTCTGAACCTGGACATGGTGGGCGCAGACCAGAAACAGGGCGGCGGCCCCCTCTGTGTCGAGCAGCCTCCATTGTCCACGCCAACCTTTGCTGACCGCTTTGCCTACATGGCTCTGGACGATATTGCTAGGAATATCACAAATTTCAGCGGCACCGACCGCTACAGCACCTGTTATTATCGTCAGACCCGGTTTTCCGGGGGCAGCGACCACTATATTATCTCGGACCCTTCGCTGGGGATTCCCTGTCCGATGCTGATCCAGTGGCCGGATAAGAACTACCACACATCACTGGACCATCCAGTGAATCTGGACCCGAAGATGCTGGCCCTGGTGGCCCGGGTGACGGCGCTTTACGCCTGGGGCCTCGCTGCCGGCAGCGAAAAGCAGTGGCTGGAGTTCTTGCTTCGGGACCTGCCGACCCGGGTCAGCCATGTGGCCAAAATCATCGAATGGGCCCTGACCAAACCAGCCCTGGCCGGACGCTGGCAGCAAGTTTTGGATTTTTACACTGATGTTGAAGTAAAAGCGCTGGATAGTTTGGCTGCGTATGCCGAACTCCGGGAATTTACTAACTTGCCAGCAAAAATTCACTGGGCAAAAGTGCAGCTGAAAAACCAAAAACAAGCTCTGGCAGTCTGGTGTCAGGAACGGGCGGCCGTGAGCCCGGTTGTTGATGAAAGTCGGGAAGCACTGCCAGCTGACTGGGCTGACCGGGTATATGCCCGGGTTTACACCGGCCCGCTTAATTTCAATCTGGAACTTTTGAATTTGCCGGCAGCGGAACTAGTCGCGTGGAATCAGTTTGCAAAGAAAGCGCAAGTGCCCTCAGGTTACGACACATTTATTGAATACCGCTTGGATGGGGAAAGACCTCTACAACAGGTTCTGGAACTGGTGGAGTTGGAGACCGGCGCCTGGCATCCCGAATTTGTCCAGAAGTGGCTCGGCGTGGTCGAAAAATTAGGGCTGGTCAAGCGAATCCGCTGA
- a CDS encoding FMN-dependent NADH-azoreductase, with protein MSKVLCITANPRPKEKSFSLKLAEAFMDEYRQLSKDDRISNLDVYSDDIPLLDRDVLDCWDRLHGGCSIRDLDSQGQQKLKRIDELVDQFIEADKYVFVSPLWNLSIPPMLKAYIDTVCIAGKTFEYTAEGPRGLLQGKNAIHIQARGGIYSEGPMSEFELGDRYLRSILAFMGVTEIQSLVVEGMFQHPERADEYLEEAKGKCRLAAEMLMRGGSVRPGGRSVERPGQHIHG; from the coding sequence ATGTCCAAGGTACTGTGTATAACTGCCAACCCCCGACCGAAGGAAAAATCCTTTTCCCTAAAGCTGGCTGAGGCCTTTATGGATGAATACCGGCAATTATCTAAAGACGACAGAATCAGCAATCTCGATGTATATAGCGATGATATTCCCCTCTTAGATCGAGATGTTCTGGACTGTTGGGATCGCCTGCACGGCGGTTGTTCTATCAGGGATTTAGATTCCCAAGGGCAGCAGAAGTTAAAGCGAATTGACGAGCTGGTGGATCAGTTCATCGAAGCAGATAAATATGTCTTTGTTTCACCCCTGTGGAATCTCTCGATTCCGCCGATGCTCAAGGCATACATTGACACTGTCTGCATCGCCGGCAAGACCTTCGAGTATACGGCCGAGGGGCCACGGGGGCTGTTGCAGGGCAAAAACGCAATCCATATCCAGGCCCGGGGCGGAATTTACAGCGAGGGGCCGATGAGCGAGTTTGAGCTGGGCGACCGGTATTTACGGTCAATTCTTGCGTTTATGGGTGTAACCGAAATTCAGTCGCTTGTTGTTGAAGGGATGTTCCAACACCCTGAACGCGCTGATGAGTATCTAGAAGAAGCCAAAGGGAAGTGCCGTCTGGCTGCAGAGATGCTGATGCGGGGAGGCAGTGTTCGCCCCGGTGGGCGCAGTGTTGAGCGTCCGGGACAGCATATCCACGGATAA
- a CDS encoding RidA family protein — translation MSVNKRLEALGIVLPKPLGAGALYTPVKQSGTTLYVSGQIPLVDGKPAYTGKVGNERTLEEAQQAARICIYNMLSAVQDYVKDLDKVKGVLKIFGLVQSDNGFDKQHLVINVASQILIDVFGDEGWHARSAVGTNQLPMNVTVEIEGIFELK, via the coding sequence ATGAGTGTCAATAAGCGTTTAGAAGCACTGGGTATTGTATTGCCTAAGCCCCTGGGGGCAGGCGCCTTATATACACCTGTAAAGCAGAGTGGAACCACTCTCTATGTTTCGGGGCAAATTCCTTTGGTTGATGGCAAGCCTGCCTATACCGGCAAGGTTGGCAACGAGCGTACGCTGGAAGAAGCGCAGCAGGCGGCCCGCATTTGTATCTATAATATGTTGTCGGCTGTTCAGGATTACGTAAAAGACCTGGACAAGGTAAAGGGTGTCCTAAAAATCTTCGGCCTGGTCCAAAGCGACAATGGTTTTGACAAGCAACACCTTGTAATCAATGTCGCTTCCCAAATCCTGATTGACGTGTTTGGCGACGAGGGCTGGCACGCCCGGTCAGCCGTAGGCACTAATCAACTGCCAATGAACGTTACAGTTGAGATTGAGGGGATTTTCGAGTTAAAGTAA
- a CDS encoding copper homeostasis protein CutC, whose product MIEIIATSPEAALAIQAAGGNRIELISAWSEGGLTPSYGMIKQVVNLVDTPVNVMIRPHSRSFVYSNYELAAMKEDIVIAREMGANGVVLGTLTWDKQICIRSLEYLLAACQNLDITFHKAIDEVEDPVAAVALLSNYSQITTILTGGGTGSILDNLETIRAMSDAAGKIEIMPGGGLTGGNLGAVHAQVGASWYHLGSAVREGGMNGEISESRIRHIKAVLGV is encoded by the coding sequence ATGATTGAAATAATCGCCACCAGTCCGGAAGCAGCGCTGGCAATTCAGGCCGCCGGTGGCAACCGCATCGAACTCATTTCCGCTTGGTCCGAAGGAGGGTTGACTCCGTCCTATGGAATGATAAAACAAGTAGTCAACTTGGTGGATACTCCTGTCAATGTAATGATTCGGCCCCATTCCCGGTCCTTTGTATATAGTAATTATGAGTTGGCGGCAATGAAAGAAGATATCGTCATCGCCCGGGAAATGGGCGCCAACGGCGTTGTCTTGGGAACATTGACCTGGGACAAGCAAATTTGCATCCGCTCTCTGGAATATTTACTGGCTGCTTGCCAGAACCTGGACATAACATTCCACAAAGCGATTGATGAGGTAGAGGACCCGGTGGCTGCCGTTGCGCTCCTGTCCAATTATTCTCAGATCACCACCATACTTACAGGTGGGGGAACCGGCAGCATCCTGGACAATCTGGAAACTATCCGGGCGATGTCCGACGCGGCCGGAAAAATAGAGATTATGCCGGGAGGCGGGCTAACCGGCGGCAACCTTGGAGCAGTTCATGCCCAGGTCGGCGCCAGCTGGTACCATCTGGGCAGCGCTGTCCGGGAAGGCGGAATGAACGGAGAAATTAGTGAGTCTCGAATTAGACATATCAAGGCCGTTTTGGGTGTGTAG
- a CDS encoding 4Fe-4S ferredoxin, which produces MSNFSGCPGSQAMNFGDKPGKGDESGVRPSQLRQWPVQLHLVSPEAPYFQEADVLLSADCVAYAMGDFHKEHLKGKSLAIACPKLDSNLDVYIEKIAALIDSAQINTLTVMVMQVPCCSGLVQIAQRALEQAERKVPVKVMVVSLEGEILKDQWL; this is translated from the coding sequence ATGAGCAATTTTTCCGGTTGTCCCGGTTCGCAAGCAATGAATTTCGGAGATAAGCCCGGCAAAGGCGATGAAAGTGGTGTCCGTCCCAGCCAATTGCGGCAATGGCCGGTGCAGCTGCATCTGGTTTCGCCGGAAGCGCCATACTTCCAGGAGGCTGATGTCTTGCTGAGCGCCGACTGTGTGGCTTATGCCATGGGCGATTTCCACAAAGAACATCTCAAGGGCAAGAGCTTGGCAATTGCCTGCCCGAAACTGGATTCTAATCTGGATGTATATATCGAAAAAATCGCGGCCCTGATTGATAGCGCACAGATCAATACACTAACTGTCATGGTTATGCAGGTTCCCTGCTGTTCCGGTTTGGTCCAGATTGCCCAGCGGGCGCTGGAACAGGCAGAGCGGAAGGTGCCTGTAAAGGTAATGGTTGTTTCCCTGGAAGGGGAAATCCTAAAAGACCAGTGGCTCTAA
- a CDS encoding cyclic lactone autoinducer peptide, with amino-acid sequence MVFVATLGVVSPMCMGWFYSPKKPDILN; translated from the coding sequence ATGGTTTTTGTTGCTACGCTGGGTGTTGTATCCCCGATGTGTATGGGTTGGTTCTACAGCCCCAAGAAGCCTGACATTCTCAACTAG